From Mycoplasmopsis gallinacea, the proteins below share one genomic window:
- a CDS encoding class III lanthionine synthetase LanKC N-terminal domain-containing protein, producing MFIDSKIQFVNHLYEIKTYKFFTYLNNKNQILPDLGWKIHISATNDNISLIFDKVFKFLINSKLTFKFVKDKTTYFKFLTDEVKLENAFKFITIYSENREQAILTLEKLHKILKDFNSPLIVGDRRYKDSGCLFYRYGYYVNKNKYDNRRVFSLTSGIQDLQEVNTNLNKLLLNQKYEIISLLKEKTTSSVYLLKNINDHKFYIAKQARNYTFYDENNSSINLRENEVNNSLKLLSEFVPKFIESFEIEGDCFFVWEYLNIIPLNIWKLRETINLEQTLSNEFISELKIITLEFIKMHKEFQNKKFNINDYNLSNFGYDRKLKKLYLIDLEHSYFEGSNKKINVCNSICKLDKKPLNQNNISLALLISDLLLDYKKFLSFDPDLENYLRYLNFIISKTNIDFGFFEIIDYLSNVKIFDFEKSIQLLKSQKLNDNIYFEQKNKEKVINFLKIKSSQKHNLEERLESKTFVDIRFLLSLSFKRFSFWIRKFKYVKLNLIDAEIDLDLTDRYQKIINILFSNKKTNSEILFKEFDEFISEKVVKTKENTYGVKVKNYYSPYLNYGLAFLIALLLFSKVKTRSNKFDEWILKFTDSLTNKFTFKQSFLNGNIGNIVIIHNVGKLFKNKIFIKNAIDQTYNKLGHEIWTQPYLVFLYI from the coding sequence ATGTTTATAGACTCTAAAATACAATTTGTAAATCATCTTTACGAGATAAAAACTTATAAGTTTTTTACATATTTAAATAATAAAAATCAAATTTTGCCTGATTTGGGTTGAAAAATTCACATAAGTGCCACTAATGATAATATCTCATTAATATTTGATAAAGTTTTCAAATTCTTAATAAATTCAAAATTAACATTTAAATTTGTAAAAGATAAAACAACATACTTCAAATTTCTTACAGATGAAGTGAAATTGGAAAATGCTTTTAAATTTATAACTATTTATTCAGAAAATAGAGAACAAGCTATTTTAACATTAGAAAAACTCCATAAAATATTAAAAGATTTTAATTCACCTTTAATTGTAGGGGATAGAAGATACAAAGATTCTGGATGTTTATTTTACAGATATGGTTACTATGTAAATAAAAATAAATATGATAATAGGAGAGTATTTAGTCTAACATCTGGAATTCAAGATTTACAAGAAGTTAATACAAATTTAAATAAATTATTGTTAAATCAAAAATATGAAATTATTAGTTTATTAAAAGAGAAAACTACTTCCAGTGTTTATTTATTAAAAAATATAAATGATCATAAATTTTATATTGCAAAACAAGCAAGGAATTATACTTTTTACGATGAAAATAATTCAAGTATAAATTTAAGAGAAAACGAAGTCAATAATTCCTTGAAATTATTAAGTGAATTTGTGCCTAAGTTTATTGAAAGTTTTGAAATCGAAGGGGATTGTTTTTTTGTTTGAGAATACTTAAATATAATACCCTTAAACATTTGAAAATTAAGAGAAACAATTAATTTAGAGCAAACTCTCTCAAACGAATTTATTTCTGAATTAAAAATTATTACATTAGAATTTATTAAAATGCATAAAGAATTTCAAAATAAAAAATTTAACATAAACGATTATAATTTATCTAATTTTGGATATGACAGAAAACTAAAAAAACTATATTTAATTGATTTAGAACACAGTTATTTTGAAGGGTCGAATAAAAAAATTAATGTATGTAATTCTATTTGTAAACTAGATAAAAAACCCCTGAATCAAAACAATATCAGCTTAGCTTTATTAATTAGCGATTTACTATTGGATTATAAAAAGTTTTTATCTTTTGATCCAGATCTTGAAAATTATTTAAGATACTTAAATTTTATTATTTCTAAAACTAATATAGATTTTGGTTTCTTTGAAATTATAGATTATTTATCTAATGTAAAAATTTTTGATTTTGAAAAATCAATTCAATTATTAAAAAGTCAAAAATTAAACGATAACATTTATTTTGAACAAAAAAATAAAGAAAAAGTTATAAATTTTTTAAAGATTAAATCATCACAGAAACACAATTTAGAAGAAAGACTTGAATCAAAAACCTTTGTCGATATCAGGTTTCTTCTTTCATTATCTTTTAAAAGATTTTCGTTTTGAATTCGAAAATTTAAATATGTAAAATTAAATTTAATTGATGCGGAAATAGATTTAGATCTTACTGATAGATATCAAAAAATAATTAATATTCTTTTTTCAAATAAAAAAACAAATTCTGAAATATTATTTAAAGAATTTGATGAATTTATATCAGAAAAAGTTGTTAAAACAAAAGAAAATACATATGGAGTAAAAGTTAAAAATTATTATTCTCCTTATTTAAATTATGGGCTCGCTTTTTTGATTGCATTACTTTTATTTAGTAAAGTAAAAACTCGATCAAATAAATTTGATGAATGAATTTTAAAATTTACTGATTCATTAACTAATAAATTTACTTTTAAGCAATCTTTTTTAAATGGTAATATAGGTAATATTGTGATAATTCATAATGTTGGTAAACTTTTTAAAAATAAAATATTTATTAAAAACGCAATAGATCAAACTTATAATAAACTAGGACACGAAATATGGACACAACCATATTTAGTGTTTTTATATATTTAG
- a CDS encoding IS3 family transposase, which translates to MRQLKAHEWLELFGSYEDYKNNLISKNDFELKYYSIRGFSFFDRKFNDAKKYFVLKYNRYNLGMINIESQTGKSPKKGKGSGRPRKQKITPIEIVKKEWEKMPKEQLIEILEIYKDSFDRNNIEVDISKIKKSSLSTRKLGLCFNKSKSTIHNLKNKDQQARKKSVNTKYDELIIESFKKNKGLFGRKRLESYIRTKFQIALNYRTIGRAMRRLNLFCLTRRKKRDREQKNTNVKFIDLVNRDYHGETNQIIATDVTYISAPKDCLNNFVFLSVAIDHKSKFVVNYNLSKRNDLELVMEHMSKIKMDKKWIAHSDHGFQYSSKTYVDLIQKNNGVVSMGRVGNSLDNREAEYFFSILKSECLKLIDITKITFNELKSLIDDFVFWYNNERIQSVLNWKTPQECWGVLPN; encoded by the coding sequence ATGAGACAATTAAAGGCACATGAATGATTAGAACTATTCGGTAGTTATGAAGATTACAAAAATAATTTGATATCGAAAAATGATTTTGAACTTAAATATTACTCAATTAGAGGTTTTAGTTTCTTTGATAGAAAATTCAATGATGCTAAAAAATATTTTGTATTGAAGTATAACAGATATAATTTAGGAATGATAAATATAGAATCGCAAACAGGTAAATCACCTAAAAAAGGTAAAGGTTCAGGTAGACCAAGGAAGCAAAAAATTACTCCTATCGAAATTGTAAAAAAGGAGTGAGAAAAAATGCCTAAGGAACAATTGATTGAGATTTTAGAAATTTATAAAGACTCTTTTGATAGAAATAATATTGAAGTTGATATTTCTAAAATCAAGAAATCTTCACTTTCTACAAGAAAATTGGGTCTATGCTTTAATAAATCTAAGTCAACAATTCACAATCTAAAAAATAAAGATCAGCAAGCGAGAAAAAAATCTGTAAATACTAAATATGATGAATTAATAATTGAGTCATTTAAGAAAAATAAGGGTTTGTTTGGCAGAAAAAGATTGGAAAGCTATATTAGAACAAAATTCCAAATAGCTCTAAATTATAGGACTATTGGTAGAGCAATGAGAAGATTAAACTTATTTTGTTTAACCAGAAGAAAGAAAAGAGACAGAGAACAAAAGAACACAAACGTAAAATTTATAGATCTTGTTAATCGTGATTATCATGGAGAGACAAACCAAATAATTGCTACTGATGTTACTTATATTTCTGCACCAAAAGATTGCTTAAACAATTTTGTATTTTTATCTGTTGCGATTGATCACAAAAGCAAATTTGTTGTTAATTATAATCTTTCAAAAAGAAATGATTTAGAACTAGTAATGGAACATATGTCTAAAATCAAAATGGACAAAAAATGAATAGCTCATTCTGATCATGGTTTCCAATATTCTTCAAAAACTTATGTAGATTTAATTCAGAAAAACAATGGTGTTGTATCAATGGGTAGAGTTGGAAATTCTTTAGATAATAGAGAAGCAGAATATTTCTTTTCAATTTTAAAATCAGAATGTTTAAAATTAATCGACATTACAAAAATAACTTTTAATGAATTAAAATCACTAATCGATGATTTTGTATTTTGATACAACAATGAAAGAATTCAATCAGTATTAAATTGAAAAACACCTCAAGAGTGTTGAGGTGTTTTACCAAATTAA
- a CDS encoding ATP-binding cassette domain-containing protein — MQLDSKGTQVKNLLIKFLLISLFATISILINEFFFLISNFLFKKTVLKEMIHKLFSKNFAKWAFVSHESRLVAFSNSPDLLSQGYYLSFINGFIRLVSFLATLISLAIISPIVLAYILPLTIISIILPMLAQKKGEQLSYMNNQLMITPKKISSNITKQLFTNSINATFKNLESSYKESLNKEVMSNINIFTKIYGAFMFWQNLIALLFAALVIVISLFITLFAPSFLTISLFGVILTKLPSFKSFIQEFLAMFLNVYMCKMHFKQLESDLYSKNELTNQLIDKPEEGNLSFQQLNLENASIVSKETNETILQNVNLTVNKNDKILIFGESGGGKSSLLLNLTGSLPIVDQKQVLINNKKVNNLDLLNQSYLTDEKESLLEGNLLENLTFFNDDLINNTKELLKLFDLEKLDLNEQINIENPQYSHGQLQRISLIKAINSGKEILFFDESLSNIDEKATTEILRYLSSLNKTVIIVSHNHKIEHKELFNRIWKVEKGVVHEMK; from the coding sequence TTGCAATTAGATTCCAAAGGAACTCAAGTTAAAAATCTTTTAATTAAATTCCTTTTAATAAGTCTTTTTGCAACAATTTCTATCTTAATTAATGAATTTTTCTTTTTGATTTCTAACTTTTTATTTAAAAAAACTGTTCTTAAAGAAATGATTCATAAGTTATTTTCAAAAAACTTTGCAAAGTGAGCTTTTGTTTCGCATGAAAGTAGACTTGTCGCTTTCTCAAATTCACCAGATCTTTTGTCTCAAGGATACTATTTAAGTTTTATAAATGGTTTTATTAGACTTGTTTCTTTTTTAGCCACTTTAATTTCTCTTGCGATAATTAGTCCAATCGTACTTGCTTATATTTTGCCACTAACTATAATTTCAATTATTTTGCCGATGCTTGCCCAAAAAAAGGGAGAACAATTATCATATATGAACAATCAATTAATGATAACCCCTAAAAAAATTTCATCAAACATCACAAAACAACTTTTTACCAATTCAATTAATGCTACTTTTAAAAATTTAGAAAGCAGTTATAAAGAAAGCTTGAATAAAGAAGTAATGTCTAACATTAATATTTTTACTAAAATTTATGGAGCATTTATGTTTTGGCAAAATTTAATTGCACTTCTTTTTGCTGCTTTAGTAATTGTTATTTCATTATTTATCACTTTATTTGCACCTAGTTTTCTTACTATTTCGTTATTTGGAGTTATCTTAACTAAATTACCTTCATTTAAATCATTTATTCAAGAATTTTTGGCAATGTTTTTAAATGTTTATATGTGTAAGATGCACTTTAAACAATTAGAGTCAGATTTATATTCAAAAAATGAACTAACTAATCAATTAATTGATAAACCAGAAGAAGGAAATTTAAGTTTTCAACAATTAAATCTTGAAAATGCAAGCATTGTATCTAAAGAAACTAATGAAACCATTTTGCAAAATGTGAATCTTACAGTGAATAAAAATGACAAAATTCTTATTTTTGGTGAAAGTGGTGGAGGAAAAAGCTCTCTCTTATTAAACCTTACTGGATCATTACCTATTGTTGATCAAAAACAAGTATTAATCAATAACAAAAAAGTTAACAATTTGGATTTATTGAATCAAAGTTATTTAACCGATGAAAAAGAAAGTTTATTAGAAGGGAACTTGCTTGAAAACTTAACTTTCTTCAATGATGATTTAATTAACAATACTAAGGAATTATTAAAACTTTTTGATCTAGAAAAACTAGATCTTAATGAGCAAATTAATATCGAGAACCCGCAATATTCACATGGCCAATTACAAAGAATTTCACTGATTAAAGCAATTAACTCAGGCAAAGAAATTTTATTTTTTGATGAATCTTTAAGTAATATAGACGAGAAAGCAACTACAGAAATCTTAAGATATTTATCAAGCTTAAATAAAACAGTGATTATCGTTTCTCATAACCACAAAATAGAGCATAAAGAATTATTTAATAGAATTTGAAAAGTAGAAAAAGGAGTAGTTCATGAAATGAAATAG
- a CDS encoding ABC transporter ATP-binding protein/permease, which produces MKWNRLIFKDRKLYLISVLFRVLSSFLTVFGVWCFYQAIGNLHDDSVNASLYYILGFFACEIIGLYIEFQNQKKFIKLIYVTQNNLRNAFMSKYSTFHPREFLNKSNEMILNNLETDSHYIAQYALVHVVVFGHLSLFFGYIILYGILSWTILLILLALTSIKLLLNLTVVVLKSKITIKSQSLQNDIYVKIGNYISNFSSFVFANKKELLAKLFIERIEKVYQKQAKYAAQGELVSFITQIINWASLLCSLVVGIVLLNNSYINLALFLIFIVKYQEFSSSASVVFSTIQDFKTIKEYNKKVNDFFATFRTKNTLDKVHFKKLTLEKISFAYEEKQIFNNFNLEIFKNQKHLIIGKSGSGKTTLTNILLNIISDYSGDLYLNDYKINNDDDLSLNISVLNKENVLPQIIPTSYWDNENIKDKLINLHIDFVDFEKELETSQLSLGQQQRLKILEVLSQDKEIYIFDEALSNLDKDKQNSIFEYLINLDKTIIFISHHFDQQMMWKIDKITNLT; this is translated from the coding sequence ATGAAATGAAATAGACTAATTTTCAAAGATAGAAAATTATATTTAATTTCTGTTCTATTTAGAGTGCTTTCTTCTTTTCTTACTGTTTTTGGTGTTTGGTGCTTTTACCAAGCCATTGGCAATCTTCATGATGATAGTGTCAATGCTTCTTTATACTACATTCTTGGTTTTTTTGCCTGTGAAATTATAGGTTTGTATATTGAGTTTCAAAATCAAAAAAAATTCATTAAATTAATCTATGTTACTCAAAATAATTTGCGGAATGCATTTATGAGTAAATATTCTACATTTCACCCTAGAGAATTTTTAAACAAGTCAAATGAAATGATACTTAACAACTTAGAAACTGATTCACATTACATAGCTCAATATGCATTAGTTCATGTTGTGGTATTTGGACATTTATCATTATTTTTTGGTTATATAATTTTGTATGGTATATTATCATGAACTATTCTTTTAATACTTCTTGCTTTAACAAGTATAAAATTACTTTTAAATCTAACTGTTGTTGTTTTAAAAAGCAAAATTACAATTAAATCCCAATCGCTTCAAAATGATATTTATGTCAAAATTGGCAATTATATTTCTAATTTTAGTAGCTTTGTTTTTGCAAATAAGAAAGAACTGCTTGCTAAATTGTTTATTGAGAGAATTGAAAAAGTATATCAAAAGCAAGCTAAATATGCTGCTCAAGGCGAACTTGTTTCATTTATAACTCAAATTATTAATTGAGCTAGTTTATTATGTTCTTTGGTTGTGGGAATTGTGCTTCTTAATAATAGTTACATAAACTTAGCTTTATTCTTAATTTTTATTGTTAAATATCAAGAATTTAGCTCAAGTGCTTCTGTTGTCTTTTCAACGATCCAAGACTTTAAAACTATTAAAGAATATAATAAAAAAGTTAATGATTTTTTTGCTACTTTCAGAACTAAAAATACTTTAGATAAAGTGCATTTTAAAAAATTAACTCTTGAAAAAATAAGTTTTGCTTATGAAGAAAAACAAATTTTTAATAACTTTAATTTAGAAATTTTTAAAAATCAAAAGCACTTAATTATAGGTAAAAGCGGAAGTGGAAAAACCACTCTAACAAACATTCTTCTCAACATTATTAGTGATTATTCTGGTGATTTGTATTTAAATGATTATAAAATTAATAATGATGATGATTTATCATTAAATATTTCAGTCTTAAATAAGGAAAATGTTTTACCCCAAATAATACCTACTTCATATTGAGATAATGAAAATATTAAAGATAAACTTATAAATTTACATATTGATTTTGTGGATTTTGAAAAAGAATTAGAAACAAGTCAACTTTCCCTTGGTCAACAACAAAGGTTAAAAATTCTTGAAGTTTTATCCCAAGATAAAGAAATTTATATTTTTGATGAAGCGCTAAGTAATTTAGATAAAGATAAACAAAATTCAATTTTTGAATATTTAATTAATTTAGATAAAACAATTATTTTTATTTCACATCATTTTGATCAACAAATGATGTGAAAAATAGATAAAATCACTAATTTAACCTAA
- a CDS encoding MnuA family membrane nuclease: protein MNQLKLGTSENLDNNSFNNVEDNNQPSVEYAARHDLRIAHYNILNFGISEEEELTNEFRYKVKSLAYNISQVNPDVIGITELNYGAGAQVSKIVDQLNLYSKSLSRNYKFILQTPEEANNPEVNSDTVEQIAIIYDANKIDPSLFSNNSSSASFHGSIQLIGENGTLTNKRKRYQRPPFGARFKLKSNNKFFTTIFAHFDSPGAKTKNNEISIKAVPDGNGRVIYLQKAQGNFEISEAYGLPYVIDYFKSLGGEKIIFGGDTNIQANNDKSFISSFKRGYSTGWKDFNEDKYLTSLGRNQSIDAFLSNRRPTGYSQPYDKMIYDTAHFRQPEKNKDIFKLDVLNMYKNWRENKKNETYKSTIESIWNEEVGTSTTPSNYFSKTSDHLPVYIDLEFI, encoded by the coding sequence TTGAATCAGCTGAAGCTAGGAACTAGTGAAAATTTAGACAATAACAGCTTCAATAACGTCGAGGATAATAATCAACCTTCCGTAGAATATGCCGCCAGACATGATTTAAGAATAGCACATTACAATATTCTTAATTTTGGTATTTCTGAAGAAGAAGAATTAACAAATGAGTTCCGTTACAAAGTGAAATCATTGGCATATAACATTAGCCAAGTTAATCCTGATGTTATTGGAATTACTGAATTAAATTACGGAGCTGGAGCACAAGTTTCAAAAATTGTAGATCAATTAAACCTTTATAGTAAATCTCTTTCTAGAAACTACAAATTTATTTTACAAACACCTGAAGAAGCAAATAATCCTGAAGTAAATTCAGATACAGTTGAGCAAATTGCAATTATTTATGATGCAAATAAAATTGATCCTAGTCTTTTTTCTAATAATTCTAGTTCAGCAAGTTTTCATGGCTCAATTCAGTTAATTGGTGAAAATGGAACTCTTACTAATAAAAGAAAAAGATATCAAAGACCTCCTTTTGGAGCAAGGTTTAAATTAAAATCAAACAATAAGTTTTTTACAACTATTTTTGCTCATTTTGATTCTCCGGGAGCGAAAACTAAAAATAATGAAATATCTATTAAAGCAGTTCCTGATGGAAATGGTAGAGTGATTTATCTACAAAAAGCACAAGGTAATTTTGAAATCAGTGAAGCTTATGGACTTCCATATGTTATTGATTACTTTAAAAGTTTAGGCGGAGAAAAAATTATTTTTGGTGGAGATACAAATATACAAGCAAATAATGATAAATCATTCATTTCTTCATTTAAAAGAGGTTATTCAACTGGATGAAAAGATTTCAATGAAGATAAATACTTAACTTCTTTAGGCAGAAATCAAAGTATAGATGCATTTTTAAGTAACCGTAGACCAACCGGTTATTCACAACCATATGACAAAATGATTTATGACACAGCACATTTTAGACAACCTGAGAAAAACAAAGATATATTTAAATTAGATGTTCTTAATATGTACAAAAACTGAAGAGAAAATAAGAAAAATGAAACTTATAAATCAACAATAGAAAGTATTTGAAATGAAGAAGTTGGAACTTCAACAACCCCTTCTAACTACTTTTCAAAAACATCAGATCACCTTCCTGTTTATATTGATTTAGAATTTATTTAA
- the metK gene encoding methionine adenosyltransferase: MRKLFSSESVGKGHPDKVCDQLSDAILDAYLALDPHAKVAVEAMASGHNIFIAGEVGSIVDIDVIEICKNILKRLGYYSHKTSFIVDIKTQSPDIAQGVNLDKEIGAGDQGIMFGYATNETPQYMPLAITLAHQLVRRAEDLRVSGEFKWAKADMKSQVTLDYTDPKNVTADTVLISIQHDEKFNEQEFKQFIKDNIIKYVFDKYNLEVPSKILINPTGKFVIGGPSSDTGLTGRKIIVDTYGGASRHGGGAFSGKDATKVDRSAAYAARWIAKNVVAAGLADRVEIQVAYAIGVAQPVSIMVETFRTNKVDNNIIEQAIQNIFDLSPKGIIDALDLRKPIYQKTAYYGHFGRDDLDFTWERLDKVEELKKEVAKLSK, translated from the coding sequence ATGAGAAAATTATTTTCAAGTGAATCAGTGGGTAAAGGACACCCAGATAAAGTTTGTGATCAACTTTCAGATGCTATTTTAGACGCTTATTTAGCTCTTGATCCACACGCTAAAGTAGCTGTTGAAGCTATGGCTAGTGGTCACAATATTTTCATAGCTGGTGAAGTTGGGTCAATTGTTGATATTGACGTTATTGAAATTTGTAAAAACATTTTAAAACGTTTAGGATACTACTCACACAAAACTAGCTTTATTGTTGATATTAAAACTCAAAGCCCTGACATTGCTCAAGGTGTTAATTTAGATAAAGAAATTGGTGCTGGAGACCAAGGGATTATGTTTGGTTATGCAACAAATGAAACACCTCAATATATGCCTCTTGCTATTACTCTTGCGCACCAACTTGTTCGTCGTGCTGAAGATTTAAGAGTAAGCGGAGAATTTAAATGAGCTAAAGCTGATATGAAAAGTCAAGTAACTCTTGATTATACAGATCCAAAAAATGTAACTGCTGATACAGTTTTAATTAGTATTCAACATGATGAAAAATTCAACGAACAAGAATTTAAACAATTCATTAAAGATAATATTATTAAATATGTTTTTGACAAATATAACTTAGAAGTACCTTCAAAAATTTTAATTAACCCAACAGGTAAATTTGTTATTGGGGGTCCATCAAGTGATACCGGATTGACAGGTAGAAAAATTATTGTGGATACTTATGGTGGAGCATCAAGACATGGTGGTGGCGCTTTCTCAGGGAAAGATGCAACTAAAGTAGATCGTTCAGCAGCTTATGCAGCTAGATGAATTGCTAAAAACGTTGTAGCTGCAGGTCTTGCGGATAGAGTTGAAATTCAAGTAGCTTATGCAATCGGAGTAGCTCAGCCAGTTTCAATTATGGTGGAAACATTCAGAACAAACAAAGTTGATAATAACATCATCGAGCAAGCAATCCAAAACATTTTTGATCTTTCACCAAAAGGAATTATTGATGCACTTGATTTACGTAAACCAATTTACCAAAAAACTGCATACTATGGACACTTTGGTAGAGATGATTTAGACTTTACTTGAGAGAGATTAGATAAAGTTGAAGAACTTAAAAAAGAAGTTGCTAAATTAAGCAAATAA
- a CDS encoding aspartate--ammonia ligase, with amino-acid sequence MYKSKLSVKETQLAIQDLKYNFSKNFAKALNLVRVSAPLFVRSTTKINDGLNGENPVTFSPAQIDETLEIVHSLAKWKREALYKYHFNVYEGIWTDMNAIRQQENIDYKHSYYVDQWDWELIIKREDRNLDFLKEVVKKIYKTIRFVEHKLIFDFPQLTKKLPENITFISALELYNKYPHLSPEERENLFAKEVKAFFVYKIGYPLPDGVKHSARAFDYDDWTLNGDLIVYDPVNDKALEISSMGIRVDKDALTKQMIFDQKEDKVATYHNQILDETLPFTIGGGIGQSRLSMFLLEKKHIGEVQVGIWSEEVISEAKKEGIELL; translated from the coding sequence ATGTACAAAAGTAAATTATCAGTTAAAGAAACTCAATTAGCAATTCAAGATTTAAAATACAACTTTTCAAAGAATTTTGCTAAAGCATTAAATCTTGTTAGAGTTTCTGCTCCTCTTTTTGTCCGTAGCACAACTAAAATTAATGACGGATTAAACGGAGAAAATCCTGTTACTTTTTCACCAGCTCAAATTGATGAAACATTAGAAATTGTGCACTCTCTTGCTAAATGAAAAAGAGAAGCGCTTTACAAATATCATTTCAATGTTTATGAAGGAATTTGAACCGATATGAATGCTATTAGACAACAAGAAAATATTGATTATAAGCATTCATATTATGTTGATCAATGAGACTGAGAATTGATTATTAAAAGAGAGGATCGTAATTTAGATTTTCTTAAGGAAGTAGTGAAAAAAATCTACAAAACAATCCGTTTTGTAGAGCACAAATTAATTTTTGACTTTCCACAATTAACTAAAAAATTACCAGAAAATATCACTTTCATTTCTGCTTTAGAGCTTTATAATAAATATCCACACCTTTCACCAGAAGAAAGAGAAAACCTTTTTGCTAAAGAAGTAAAAGCTTTTTTTGTATATAAAATTGGATATCCACTTCCTGATGGAGTTAAACATTCAGCTAGAGCATTCGATTATGATGATTGAACACTTAATGGTGATTTAATTGTTTATGACCCAGTTAATGATAAAGCTTTAGAAATTTCATCAATGGGAATTAGAGTTGATAAAGACGCTTTAACTAAGCAAATGATTTTTGATCAAAAAGAAGATAAAGTTGCTACTTACCACAATCAAATTCTTGACGAAACTCTTCCATTTACAATTGGTGGCGGAATTGGACAAAGCAGACTTTCAATGTTTCTTTTAGAGAAAAAACACATTGGTGAAGTTCAAGTTGGAATTTGATCAGAAGAAGTAATAAGCGAAGCTAAAAAAGAAGGAATTGAGCTACTTTAG
- a CDS encoding MurR/RpiR family transcriptional regulator, protein MNNIVKNKKNAHFFKKPFVQLHDTFTNSDIKLHDFINSYDKEIFDLSQKELARYSNVSEGSVSRFVNKIGFKSYREFIAHINLVIKDFYTNYLKNNIENLNQITRREEILLSHNFAVNSIINEKTYSSIEYAAELIYKAEKIFILTSNEDKVISSEFAYLLQKVGKHVIYSSDFDIFLPLLANASKNDVAVCFSDVIESLQIKFISKYLLKNGAKLITLSSDNVLPDDVRVATKIIYSKIQNPINKIYFSNKASQLLIAELLFDALVSIDSAIEKKYKKSKDMHSLWIDFINLKNN, encoded by the coding sequence ATGAATAACATTGTTAAAAATAAGAAAAACGCACACTTTTTCAAAAAACCGTTTGTTCAACTTCATGATACCTTTACTAATTCAGACATTAAATTGCATGATTTTATCAATTCATACGACAAAGAAATCTTTGATCTTTCACAAAAAGAACTTGCTCGTTATTCAAATGTTAGCGAAGGGAGTGTTTCTAGGTTTGTTAATAAAATCGGATTTAAAAGCTACCGTGAATTTATAGCTCATATTAACTTAGTAATTAAAGATTTTTATACCAATTACTTAAAGAATAACATTGAGAATTTAAACCAAATTACTCGCAGGGAAGAAATACTTTTAAGTCATAATTTTGCAGTTAATAGCATTATTAATGAGAAAACTTATTCTTCAATTGAATATGCTGCAGAACTTATTTATAAAGCTGAAAAAATATTTATTTTAACAAGCAATGAAGATAAAGTGATTAGTTCTGAATTTGCTTATTTACTCCAAAAAGTAGGTAAACATGTTATTTATTCAAGTGACTTTGACATCTTTTTACCCCTTCTTGCTAACGCGAGCAAAAATGATGTTGCTGTTTGTTTTTCTGATGTTATTGAGTCATTACAAATTAAATTTATCTCTAAATATTTACTTAAAAATGGAGCTAAATTAATCACTTTATCAAGTGATAATGTTCTTCCTGATGATGTTCGGGTAGCAACTAAAATTATTTATTCAAAAATTCAAAACCCTATCAATAAAATTTATTTTAGCAACAAAGCATCACAATTATTAATTGCTGAATTGCTTTTTGATGCACTTGTTTCAATTGATAGCGCTATTGAAAAAAAATACAAAAAGTCAAAAGATATGCATTCATTATGAATCGATTTTATAAACCTCAAAAATAATTAA